One stretch of Segatella copri DNA includes these proteins:
- a CDS encoding fimbrillin family protein, with protein MKRTNIHISAAIALLLGLAACTQDEADFLPEGAEGTSIVFTATGLNPVATAIAGTRAPVDGNWEGVQSVAVLMDGTVKTYNVTLTAADPASATLTSTDPHYWTNHNDITVTAWWPYIAGETTPPAVKVKANQSAQKDFEGSDLIVADGQKVTYGSPTLRFTHRTARVTIVLTDYTEGLASVQLTGLSTEGDNPDIIVPYDKGSNTYIALVAPQSVAAGTTFITCTFTNGKTFVYKMKNATDWQAGGEYTYTVSLAAAKDLGYTIESNGSYTVTSADGLMNIAELVNGGKTDINITLDKNIDLTGKDWTPIGTSFSNKYTGTFDGGGHTIKGLTVTTNDQFVGLFGSIGYAGTVKNVMMEDVQITSNHGSGFAGGVAGFSDGTIENCSVSGSVSGTVYVGGVVGAQWNGSTTGCSSSATVKGTVYVGGVVGQTNGGATMTACYATGNVIIEIDPVSNISGGGLVGLNGGNGVCACYATGNVTSTGSSTGYVHIFGLLGDNFNTVTVCYWKNNHEQGIGYNKEGIAPEATKVDGSVVTWQKAVDAMNTALQNAGSEWRYELKGALPTLRKQ; from the coding sequence ATGAAACGAACAAACATCCATATATCCGCAGCCATCGCCCTGCTGCTCGGCCTTGCCGCCTGCACGCAGGACGAAGCGGACTTCCTGCCGGAAGGGGCGGAAGGCACATCCATCGTCTTCACCGCCACGGGGCTGAATCCCGTCGCGACAGCCATCGCTGGCACCCGTGCCCCAGTGGACGGCAATTGGGAGGGTGTGCAGAGCGTGGCAGTCCTGATGGATGGCACGGTGAAGACGTACAACGTGACGCTCACCGCCGCCGACCCCGCCAGCGCCACGCTGACCTCCACCGACCCGCACTACTGGACAAACCACAACGACATCACCGTCACAGCGTGGTGGCCCTACATCGCTGGCGAGACAACTCCGCCTGCTGTGAAGGTAAAAGCCAACCAAAGTGCCCAGAAGGACTTTGAGGGCAGCGACCTCATCGTAGCCGACGGACAGAAGGTGACCTACGGTAGCCCCACGCTCCGCTTCACCCACCGCACGGCGCGGGTGACCATCGTTCTGACGGACTACACCGAGGGGCTGGCATCCGTGCAGCTGACGGGTCTCTCCACCGAAGGCGACAACCCGGATATAATCGTCCCGTATGACAAGGGCAGCAACACCTACATCGCCCTCGTAGCCCCGCAAAGTGTGGCAGCTGGCACGACCTTCATTACCTGCACCTTCACCAACGGCAAGACCTTCGTTTATAAGATGAAGAATGCTACCGACTGGCAGGCGGGCGGTGAATATACCTACACCGTCTCCCTCGCAGCGGCAAAAGACCTGGGCTATACCATAGAGAGCAACGGCAGCTACACCGTGACCTCCGCCGACGGTCTGATGAATATAGCCGAATTAGTGAACGGAGGTAAGACCGACATTAACATTACCCTCGACAAAAACATTGACCTCACAGGCAAAGACTGGACACCGATAGGCACAAGTTTCAGCAACAAATACACCGGCACCTTCGACGGTGGCGGTCATACCATCAAGGGGCTGACCGTTACGACAAATGACCAATTTGTGGGTCTGTTCGGCTCTATCGGTTATGCTGGTACGGTGAAGAACGTGATGATGGAGGACGTACAGATAACAAGCAATCACGGGTCGGGCTTTGCCGGCGGTGTGGCAGGATTTAGCGATGGCACCATTGAAAACTGCTCGGTGTCGGGCAGCGTCAGCGGCACGGTGTACGTCGGCGGTGTAGTGGGTGCTCAATGGAACGGTTCCACCACCGGATGCAGCTCCTCTGCCACAGTGAAGGGAACGGTCTATGTCGGCGGCGTGGTAGGTCAGACGAATGGGGGTGCCACCATGACCGCTTGCTATGCCACGGGCAACGTGATCATAGAAATAGACCCCGTATCGAATATCTCTGGCGGCGGTTTGGTGGGACTCAACGGAGGAAACGGCGTTTGTGCCTGCTATGCCACGGGCAACGTAACCAGTACAGGTAGTAGCACTGGCTATGTGCATATCTTCGGCTTGTTGGGAGATAACTTCAATACCGTGACCGTCTGCTATTGGAAGAACAATCATGAACAAGGTATCGGCTACAATAAGGAAGGCATCGCCCCCGAAGCCACGAAGGTGGACGGCTCTGTCGTTACCTGGCAGAAAGCCGTTGATGCAATGAACACCGCCTTGCAGAACGCAGGCTCAGAGTGGCGTTACGAACTTAAAGGAGCATTGCCTACCTTGAGGAAGCAGTAA
- a CDS encoding ABC transporter substrate-binding protein: protein MKKLYILLCGATAALLMAACQGGKTAAADAEAGDTLEMKYAKLLTIVKHGDGEETSDAAEGFDYQYAEAIIANPWKAGTMLHRYILIPKGEEGDKTVARLALQRTLGMGCTTDTVRTPVERSAVFIAPHCQLMYELGCQQAIRGVCDLNYINIPDVRKRAASAGKASSGNASAQNSIVDCGSSMAPDIERIIALKPEAILLSPFENSGGYGKLDKLHVPIIEAADYMESSPLGRAEWMKFYGMLFKKDGNAPKTALAASCEPKADSLFAKIEKEYLKLKAEAAGYPKGLSILTERKTGNVWYVPGGQSTIGILLKDANARYIFEDDQHSGSLAMSPEQILAKGKQVDVWAFKYFGGAPLSQAQLLQEYDGYKALAAFSRGNIYQVDTSTVPYFELTSFHPELLLREFIILAHGERFGKLRFYKK, encoded by the coding sequence ATGAAAAAACTGTATATTCTTTTGTGTGGGGCAACGGCGGCCCTGCTGATGGCGGCATGCCAGGGAGGAAAGACGGCTGCTGCCGATGCTGAGGCTGGAGATACCTTGGAGATGAAGTACGCCAAGTTGCTTACCATCGTGAAGCATGGCGATGGGGAAGAGACTTCCGATGCTGCGGAAGGCTTTGATTATCAGTATGCTGAGGCTATCATCGCCAATCCCTGGAAGGCGGGAACGATGCTGCATCGCTACATCCTGATTCCGAAGGGAGAGGAGGGGGATAAGACGGTGGCGAGACTCGCCCTGCAACGCACTTTGGGCATGGGATGCACTACCGATACCGTGAGGACACCGGTGGAGAGGAGTGCAGTTTTTATCGCTCCCCATTGCCAGTTGATGTACGAACTGGGATGCCAGCAGGCTATCCGTGGCGTCTGCGACCTCAATTACATCAATATTCCGGATGTCAGGAAGAGGGCTGCTTCTGCAGGGAAGGCTTCTTCCGGGAATGCTTCTGCTCAGAATTCCATCGTGGATTGCGGTTCCAGTATGGCTCCCGACATCGAGCGCATTATCGCCCTGAAACCCGAAGCCATCCTCCTTTCGCCTTTCGAAAACAGCGGAGGATATGGCAAGCTTGATAAACTGCACGTGCCCATCATCGAGGCTGCCGACTATATGGAGTCTTCGCCACTAGGCAGGGCGGAATGGATGAAATTCTACGGCATGCTCTTTAAAAAAGACGGGAATGCACCGAAGACCGCTCTTGCTGCATCTTGCGAACCAAAGGCAGATTCGCTCTTTGCGAAGATAGAAAAGGAATATCTGAAGCTGAAAGCTGAGGCTGCCGGGTATCCGAAGGGCCTCTCTATCCTGACCGAAAGAAAAACGGGCAACGTATGGTATGTGCCTGGAGGTCAGAGTACTATCGGTATTCTGCTGAAGGATGCCAACGCCCGTTATATCTTCGAGGACGATCAGCACAGCGGAAGTCTGGCGATGAGTCCGGAGCAAATCTTGGCGAAGGGAAAGCAGGTGGATGTATGGGCGTTCAAGTATTTCGGTGGTGCCCCTCTGTCGCAGGCTCAACTGCTTCAGGAATATGACGGCTACAAGGCTCTTGCTGCCTTCAGCCGGGGTAATATCTATCAGGTAGATACCTCTACGGTACCTTATTTCGAGCTTACGAGTTTCCATCCCGAACTGCTGCTCAGAGAGTTCATCATCCTGGCTCATGGCGAGCGGTTCGGCAAATTGA
- a CDS encoding fimbrillin family protein translates to MRHRLFIPAVLALLFALTACTQDELADDNRLSKEEYPIVIRATGLSVEAAPSTRASVDGDWQGVNSVALKMGDAVKEYIVSTSDADGYKSATLTSNDPYYWTSRDPITVSAWWPLDDTDITQMPAVKVAEDQSKLADFQKSDFISAENRKVEFNNPTLEFTHRTARVAIELKPGTGFTSVAGATVSLVSLSADNGNPTAIKTYNASGNTYEALTAPQTVAAGKPFVKVELGGGTFYFRPQNNVVLEAGNRYTYTVKVNATGLTLEGCTIGDWADGGGESGEAEDLGYIYDSNTKTYTVYNADGLLAWNEASQKDESINCTLTADIDMTGKEWTRSGIFTFYSGVFNGQGHRITGFNSSAMNNTGFLGSFLSERGVIKNLQLIDVNLYGSSGNTAGIVGRNHGQIIACSVTGKISAYGRTCGIAESNYGDIIACWFDGTLTEYESGAIVGHNYNTITSCYWGGNLGQGVYRNEVGRVDATKVDDATVKWQTAVDGMNHALTDNDYQWALGTNGLPVLQKKQ, encoded by the coding sequence ATGAGACATAGATTATTTATCCCCGCAGTCCTCGCGCTGCTGTTCGCCCTCACCGCCTGCACACAGGACGAACTGGCAGACGATAACCGTCTGTCCAAAGAGGAATATCCTATAGTCATCCGTGCCACCGGACTGTCCGTGGAGGCAGCCCCATCAACCCGTGCATCCGTGGACGGCGACTGGCAGGGCGTCAATTCCGTGGCACTCAAGATGGGCGATGCGGTAAAGGAGTACATAGTATCGACTTCGGATGCCGACGGCTACAAGAGCGCCACGCTGACCTCCAACGACCCGTACTACTGGACCAGCCGCGACCCGATTACCGTATCGGCATGGTGGCCCTTGGATGATACAGACATCACACAGATGCCTGCCGTGAAGGTTGCCGAAGACCAAAGCAAATTGGCTGACTTCCAGAAAAGCGACTTCATCTCTGCTGAGAACCGGAAAGTGGAATTTAACAACCCGACACTTGAATTTACCCACCGCACGGCACGCGTGGCAATCGAACTGAAGCCCGGCACGGGATTCACGAGCGTCGCCGGTGCCACGGTGAGCCTCGTGAGCCTGTCCGCCGATAACGGCAACCCGACCGCCATCAAGACCTACAACGCAAGCGGCAACACCTACGAGGCACTGACCGCCCCGCAGACCGTTGCGGCAGGCAAGCCGTTCGTCAAGGTGGAACTCGGCGGCGGCACCTTCTACTTCCGTCCGCAGAACAACGTCGTATTAGAAGCGGGCAACCGCTATACCTACACCGTAAAGGTGAATGCCACCGGCCTGACGTTAGAGGGTTGCACTATCGGTGACTGGGCTGACGGCGGTGGCGAGAGCGGCGAGGCTGAGGATCTGGGCTACATCTACGACAGCAACACCAAGACCTACACGGTCTATAACGCAGACGGCCTGCTGGCATGGAACGAAGCCTCACAAAAAGATGAATCGATAAATTGCACCCTCACCGCCGACATCGACATGACGGGTAAGGAATGGACACGGTCAGGCATATTTACATTCTACTCCGGCGTCTTTAATGGACAAGGACACCGCATTACAGGATTTAACTCTTCAGCAATGAATAATACTGGATTTTTGGGTTCATTCTTAAGTGAACGTGGAGTGATAAAGAACCTACAACTCATAGATGTGAATCTGTATGGCAGTAGTGGAAATACTGCTGGAATAGTGGGCCGAAATCATGGCCAAATCATTGCCTGCTCTGTGACGGGAAAAATTTCTGCATATGGTAGAACTTGTGGTATAGCCGAATCAAATTATGGCGATATCATCGCTTGCTGGTTCGACGGCACATTGACAGAGTATGAATCTGGAGCTATAGTGGGTCATAACTACAATACTATAACTTCCTGCTATTGGGGAGGCAATCTCGGGCAAGGAGTTTATCGTAATGAAGTAGGAAGGGTAGATGCCACGAAGGTGGACGACGCGACCGTGAAATGGCAGACAGCCGTCGATGGCATGAACCACGCCCTCACTGACAACGACTACCAGTGGGCACTAGGCACCAACGGTCTGCCCGTACTGCAAAAGAAACAATAA
- a CDS encoding fimbrillin family protein, translating to MKTRFFALALLALALTACNNDNENLNGGPVAAQFTADIAIATRASGTTWDNGDRIGITDIGNDTRYGNVPFILKNGKFEAEGKVIYFEDTKTHTFRAYYPYNAAGGILAATTDATAQQNQPAIDFLFASGATGDKHSPVVSFTDKTGKGGENNSFHHRMSQITLTFKAGDGVDFSVVKPERYTLDGLLLTGTFNTADGIATADNGAQTGELTMNLADGNLTSSIILFPQTVASLPLVVNYKGQEYHATLTMPEGALQAGNNYTYTVKVRNKVLEVSEATIAKWNDIDGGEVDADL from the coding sequence ATGAAGACAAGATTTTTTGCACTTGCGTTGCTCGCCCTCGCACTGACGGCATGCAACAACGACAACGAGAACCTGAATGGTGGCCCTGTGGCCGCCCAGTTTACCGCCGACATCGCCATCGCCACCCGCGCCAGCGGAACCACTTGGGACAACGGTGACCGTATCGGCATCACCGACATCGGCAACGATACCCGGTACGGCAACGTGCCTTTCATCCTGAAGAACGGGAAATTTGAGGCAGAAGGAAAGGTTATCTATTTCGAAGATACAAAGACCCATACTTTCCGCGCCTACTATCCGTACAACGCGGCGGGAGGCATCCTCGCAGCCACGACCGATGCCACGGCGCAGCAGAACCAGCCTGCCATCGACTTCCTCTTTGCTTCAGGAGCTACGGGAGACAAACACAGCCCGGTGGTGAGCTTCACCGACAAAACCGGCAAAGGTGGTGAAAACAACTCCTTCCACCACCGCATGAGCCAGATAACCCTTACCTTCAAGGCGGGCGACGGCGTGGATTTCAGCGTGGTCAAGCCTGAACGTTACACGCTGGACGGATTGTTACTCACTGGTACGTTCAACACGGCCGACGGTATTGCCACCGCAGACAACGGGGCACAGACCGGAGAACTGACCATGAATCTGGCAGACGGCAATCTCACGTCATCGATCATCCTCTTCCCGCAGACAGTTGCATCCCTGCCGTTGGTTGTGAATTACAAAGGGCAGGAATATCATGCCACACTCACCATGCCCGAAGGCGCACTGCAGGCGGGCAACAACTATACCTATACCGTCAAGGTACGCAACAAAGTCCTTGAAGTCAGCGAAGCCACCATTGCAAAGTGGAACGATATAGACGGTGGAGAAGTGGATGCTGACCTGTAA
- a CDS encoding Abi family protein, which produces MEEDQLHHLYKSGSTFEQAINLYLFDKELRQLIFKAIQDIEISLRTKMFLLVRFLSCFACLRIIG; this is translated from the coding sequence ATGGAAGAAGACCAACTACATCATCTATACAAGTCGGGCAGTACATTTGAGCAAGCCATCAACCTTTATCTCTTTGATAAAGAACTCCGTCAACTTATATTCAAGGCAATCCAAGATATAGAGATTTCTCTTCGAACTAAGATGTTTCTTTTGGTACGCTTTCTAAGTTGTTTTGCCTGTTTAAGGATAATCGGCTAA
- a CDS encoding YhcH/YjgK/YiaL family protein — protein sequence MKKIIWGIALLFCTSLTANAQNGCKNSEEKSCCKRGYYTQYYGDKPELIKEAIAWAESGIWRNGFDKAKPHSSVNLVDFYLQYQKNPQQWQALFDYLAKTDLLSIPKGKHKIPGSDLVVSVEDSKNEPLEKRRSESHHKHIDFQYVVKGTERFGVIDHYSSTPNCKYRPDVIHYDYDRQKARFYDSNPGEFFIFFPRDWHIAKVATDGGDQTIRVIVIKVDYKD from the coding sequence ATGAAGAAGATTATCTGGGGCATAGCCCTTTTATTCTGTACATCGCTGACTGCAAATGCGCAGAACGGCTGTAAGAATTCTGAAGAGAAAAGCTGCTGTAAGAGAGGTTATTACACACAGTATTACGGCGATAAGCCCGAACTCATAAAAGAGGCTATAGCTTGGGCTGAGAGCGGTATCTGGCGCAATGGTTTCGACAAGGCGAAGCCACATTCCAGCGTAAACCTCGTAGATTTCTATCTGCAGTATCAGAAGAATCCGCAGCAATGGCAGGCGCTCTTCGACTATCTGGCAAAGACCGATTTGCTGAGCATTCCGAAGGGAAAGCACAAGATTCCAGGTTCCGACCTCGTGGTAAGTGTAGAGGACAGCAAGAACGAGCCGCTGGAAAAGCGCCGCAGCGAGAGTCATCATAAGCACATCGATTTTCAGTATGTAGTAAAGGGCACAGAGCGTTTTGGCGTGATCGACCACTACTCCAGCACCCCCAACTGCAAATATCGTCCAGACGTGATTCATTATGATTACGACCGCCAGAAGGCCCGTTTCTACGACAGCAATCCTGGCGAATTCTTCATCTTCTTCCCACGCGACTGGCACATCGCCAAGGTGGCAACAGATGGTGGAGACCAGACCATCCGCGTTATCGTAATCAAGGTAGATTATAAGGATTAA